From Scatophagus argus isolate fScaArg1 chromosome 2, fScaArg1.pri, whole genome shotgun sequence:
TTGGGTCAGAAACTCTCTGAAATTGAAAAGCTCTTTCATAATTTTGTCtgtctcatgtttgtgtttcctaGGGGGCATTTCCAGCTCGTCTAAAATGTGTCTTCATCGTTTCATCGCCACTTTGGTTTCGAGCACCTTTCACGGTTCTCCGCCTATTTGTGCGCGAGAAGCTGAGAGAAAGGGTACGTATGGATATTTTCTTTTGGAGTTGCATCACAGTGTCTAAGATGTTTGTTGCCatttgaaacatgttttctttctcctccattcACCAGGTGTGCACAGTGAAAGCTCATGAGTTGGCCAGTCACATCCCAGTGTCCTCCCTCCCTGAACACCTGGGTGGGACGTCCCAGTATAGCCATGTGGCTTGGATCCAGTCCTGTGTTAACATACATACCAACTCTGTTAAGGGTGACACACAAGAACACGACACACACGACTGTGTGGGAAGCCTGCTGCGCTCCTACAGCTTAGAGTACAGCAACACAAGCGTAGGTGCTACACTGTCCCAcacccacataaacacacagttagGCTCTGAGTTAGCCGTGGCTAACTCTAACTGCTACGATGATAGCAATGCTAACCCACACAACCACTGCGGGGTGGTGGAGGGCAGGACTCGAGGCCCAGGACAGTACCAGCAGAGCCCGCAGTCTGCTGCAAACAGGCTGCAGGGGAACCACCAACACTGGAACGGCTCAGCAGTGAGCGAGGCCAACGTGGCTGTTAGTGGCTCAAGCCCGAATGCTAACATGAACGGTCGAGGTCGCCAAGCCCCTCCCCAGTCAGACACACCCCCTGATACACCACTTTCCCAGAAAGGTGATGGGAGTATGATGGACGGCAAGGCAACAGACTCTGCCAATAGATCCCAGAATGAGGGGACAAAGGAGGAtattgaggaagaggaggaaggggtcCCTCCATTGCCACAGAAATCTTTGCCTCGCCCTCCCCATCAGCCTTTCTCCCAGTCCCCACCCCTGTCTTCATCATGGGGTCCTGACGACGAGGACCGGTACATGGAAGTGTCTGTTCACATGCCAGAGCAGGGAGGCATGACGGTGCATGAGCTGGTGGAGTAcgtgaagaggaagaagaagaaggggatCTATCAGGAGTACGAGGAGATCCGCAAGGAGCCACCAGCTGGCACCTTTGACTACTCCAAGTAAGAGATGAAAACTTATTTTCTcctttgaatcttttttttttcggtTCTGCTTCTGTTCTGCTTTCATATCCAGTCTCTCTGTACCAAGGTGAAGTAAATTTCCGTGACAGATACCTTATGTGGCATTGTTTTCAATTTTTCCCTGTACAGGAAATTGTCCAATCAGATAAAGAACAGGTACAGTGATGTTCTCTGCCTGGATCAGTCACGAGTGCGACTCTGCCAGCTCTGTGATGACAGGGATGAGGTAATAAATTTCAATTCAAACGTCAGTTCTCTCTGAATTAACATCAATCACAAATGTTCTCTCAAAGTTATGGTTGCTGGTAAATTGTGACTGTGCTGCCAAGGTTAATCATAATCCGATTAGGCCAATGTTCCATCTTCTCGTAAGACGTATGTATCAGTTACTTCTTagaaaatgtcatgttgttattttttgcaTCAGCGTGGTTAAGTAGTTAGTGGAAGGCACTGACATGATTAGCAAATCATCAGTCATTGAACTGTGGAAAATTGATGCTGCATTAGCCATCGCATTAGATTTCAAGACTAGCATTCGTGTGTCAATGTTTGGGTCtgttctgtgatgtttttgCCTGTCCTCATCGACTGTATCTGATATGTGTGATTCAAAAGTGGAGTGTTtgacagtgtgttttatgtggTTAAATATAGAGGCCTGTTTTTGGCAACCTGAGTCTTATTTTTGTAAGACGAACATAATGTTCCTATAACAGATGCTAATAATTGCCAAAACTTATGAACAGAAAAGACCAGGTCATAAAAGTCCCTCTGACAAACTAATGGCTATAGAATAAATATTGGCAACAAAATTAATCTTATTAACTGAAGAATCTGAAGATTAACTGGACCTTTTGCGGGTTctttaaatactgtatatattaacatttttgtgtgacacatttttcagtgaGCCCCTCTCTATTAATTGTAATGTCCAGTGTCCTCCTACAGGAGGCAGTAGATGCTTACACCAAGCAGTAAGCCTCACTTctcttctgctgtgtgttttgcagacaTCAGATTACATCAATGCTAGTTTCATGGATGGGTACAAGAGGAGCAACGCCTACATCGCAACTCAGGGTGAGCAACTGTTGATGCAAATTGTCATCCTGCTCCTTAGTGTCTTCATATAGTTCTCTAAGCAAAGTTCTCTTTGCACAGTTTGGTGTTGCCAAGTTCTGACAGATTTTTGTGTCCCTCAGGTCCTTTACCAAAAACCTTTGGTGACTTTTGGCGCATGGTGTGGGAACAGATGGTACTTATCATTGTCATGACCACCAGGTAAGGCTCCTTTTTGCCTCTGATTATTGGTCAGTTGTGTGTTAGAAATGTATAATTGGTGTTTGTATACAACCGTGGTGGCTCAGACAGCTGatgaagagattaaaaaaattgtgtaaatctgtttttgtcagGGTGGTGGAGCGTGGTCGTGTCAAGTGTGGCCAGTACTGGCCTCTTGAGGAGGCCAGGACTGAGCAGTATGGACACTTCATGGTCACAAACCGACACATCCAAGTGTTTCAGGACTTCAAACTCTCCCATCTTGAACTTTACAACACACAGGTAAGTCACAGCAGCTGCCTGTCTTTGATAGCTATAAAGGTATTTAAAATTCAATAACTCAGTATGATATTAATATCTCGTGGGATTGCTTTTGTCAGtggaatattttcagtttttaagaTATTGCTGTCATGTAATTTGATAGTATTACTTGGCATGAATATTGGCCCTCATGTTCATGCATGCAAGTTCCAAAGAAAGAAACTAATATCTTGCTCTATTTTTTATGAATGTTTGCGACCTTTCCTTAGTCTGGAGAGAGACGGGAGGTGTGTCACTACCTCTATGTCAGCTGGCCAGACTTTGGGGTGCCCAAAAGTGCTTCAGCTATGTTGGACTTCCGCGAGCATGTACTTCAGAGGAGAGAGGCTGCAGTCCAGAGCCTGGGCTCCAATTGGACAGGGCCTCCAGGAGGCCCCCCTGTGGTAGTGCACTGCAGTGCCGGTATCGGCCGCACAGGTAAAACCACGCATCACTATGAGATTCAA
This genomic window contains:
- the ptpn9b gene encoding tyrosine-protein phosphatase non-receptor type 9, with translation MAEALTTQEQLAVEEFLGEVRSREQPHSAGLVSNPTAVKFLMARKFDVSRAIELFQAYKNTRIKEGIININPDEEPLRSELLSGKFTVLPGRDAKGAALALFTARLHRPDLTTHKAVLQAIIYQLDKAIESVQTQRDGLIFIYDMTNSSYSNFDYELCVKILNLLKGAFPARLKCVFIVSSPLWFRAPFTVLRLFVREKLRERVCTVKAHELASHIPVSSLPEHLGGTSQYSHVAWIQSCVNIHTNSVKGDTQEHDTHDCVGSLLRSYSLEYSNTSVGATLSHTHINTQLGSELAVANSNCYDDSNANPHNHCGVVEGRTRGPGQYQQSPQSAANRLQGNHQHWNGSAVSEANVAVSGSSPNANMNGRGRQAPPQSDTPPDTPLSQKGDGSMMDGKATDSANRSQNEGTKEDIEEEEEGVPPLPQKSLPRPPHQPFSQSPPLSSSWGPDDEDRYMEVSVHMPEQGGMTVHELVEYVKRKKKKGIYQEYEEIRKEPPAGTFDYSKKLSNQIKNRYSDVLCLDQSRVRLCQLCDDRDETSDYINASFMDGYKRSNAYIATQGPLPKTFGDFWRMVWEQMVLIIVMTTRVVERGRVKCGQYWPLEEARTEQYGHFMVTNRHIQVFQDFKLSHLELYNTQSGERREVCHYLYVSWPDFGVPKSASAMLDFREHVLQRREAAVQSLGSNWTGPPGGPPVVVHCSAGIGRTGTFCTLDICLSRLEDIGTVDVCQTVRRMRTQRAFSIQTWDQYYFCYTAVIEYAQRNGKLSPVQWSDSDLETDSE